The following coding sequences lie in one Melopsittacus undulatus isolate bMelUnd1 chromosome 9, bMelUnd1.mat.Z, whole genome shotgun sequence genomic window:
- the FOXB1 gene encoding forkhead box protein B1 has protein sequence MPRPGRNTYSDQKPPYSYISLTAMAIQSSPEKMLPLSEIYKFIMDRFPYYRENTQRWQNSLRHNLSFNDCFIKIPRRPDQPGKGSFWALHPSCGDMFENGSFLRRRKRFKVLRSEQLAPSKPSDAAQYLQQQAKLRLSALAASGTHLPQMPTYNLGVSQPSSFKHPFAIENIIAREYKMPGGLAFSTMQPMPAAYPLPNQLTTVGSSIGTGWPHMYSSGMIDTATPISMASGEYGAYGVPLKPLCHGGQTLPAIPVPIKPAPAAVPALPALPAPIPTILSNSPPSLSPTSSQTATSQSSPATPSETLTSPTPALHSVAVH, from the coding sequence ATGCCTCGCCCGGGCAGAAACACTTACAGCGACCAGAAGCCTCCCTACTCCTACATCTCGCTGACCGCCATGGCGATCCAGAGCTCCCCGGAGAAGATGCTGCCCCTGAGCGAAATCTACAAGTTCATCATGGACCGCTTCCCCTACTACCGGGAGAACACGCAGCGCTGGCAGAACTCCCTCCGCCACAACCTCTCCTTTAACGACTGCTTCATCAAGATCCCGCGCCGCCCCGACCAGCCGGGCAAGGGCAGCTTCTGGGCGCTGCATCCCAGCTGCGGGGACATGTTCGAGAACGGCAGTTTCCTGCGCCGCCGCAAGCGCTTCAAGGTGCTGCGCTCGGAGCAGCTGGCGCCCAGCAAGCCGTCGGACGCAGCGCAgtacctgcagcagcaggcCAAGCTGCGCCTCAGCGCCCTGGCAGCCTCCGGCACCCACCTGCCCCAGATGCCCACCTACAACCTCGGCGTGTCCCAGCCCTCCAGCTTCAAGCACCCCTTCGCCATCGAGAACATCATCGCCAGAGAGTACAAGATGCCCGGGGGGCTTGCCTTTTCCACCATGCAGCCCATGCCTGCCGCCTACCCCCTTCCCAACCAGTTGACTACGGTGGGCAGCTCCATCGGTACGGGCTGGCCCCACATGTACAGCTCCGGCATGATCGACACCGCCACCCCCATCTCCATGGCCAGCGGCGAGTACGGCGCCTACGGCGTCCCCCTCAAGCCGCTCTGTCATGGTGGGCAGACGCTGCCGGCCATCCCCGTCCCCATCAAGCCTGCCCCAGCCGCGGTGCCGGCCCTGCCTGCCCTTCCCGCGCCCATCCCCACCATCCTCTCGAACTCGCCACCCTCCCTCAGCCCCACGTCCTCGCAGACGGCCACCAGCCAGAGCAGCCCGGCCACCCCCAGCGAGACTCTCACCAGCCCGACGCCCGCGCTGCACTCCGTGGCCGTGCACTGA